The Leptospira ryugenii genome includes the window GAATTGGAAAAACTAGAAATCCAAAAGGCAAAAGAACGTTTGATTGAAGACATGGAAGAATTAAATCGAATGAAAGCCGAGTTGGAGTCTGCAAAATCTTCGTTGGCTACGGACAAGGAACGATTGGAAGAACTGAAAGAAGGCATACAAAGAAAAGAGAAAGAGATGGCTGACCGAGCCAAAAAAGAATCAGCGAGACAAGAGAAGATAAAGGTTCTCGCAAATAAGGTAGCCAATATGCCACCCGAATCGGCACGAGATATGTTAATCAATTGGCCAGATTATGATATCATAGATGTCTTTGAACAAATGGACCGAGATGCGGAAGAAGAAGGAAGGCCTACGATTACAACTTATTTGTTAACACTCTTCCCCGCCGAACGTCGCTCTGTCATTTCTAATAAGTGGCTGGATGCTGGTGCTAGGCAAGTTCCTAGTTATGGCAAA containing:
- a CDS encoding periplasmic-type flagellar collar protein FlbB — translated: MTSLSDNARSFFLILLIFFLVAIGFFIFDYFQVINAEDYFPFLKRQPSLVNQDLLSPTELEKLEIQKAKERLIEDMEELNRMKAELESAKSSLATDKERLEELKEGIQRKEKEMADRAKKESARQEKIKVLANKVANMPPESARDMLINWPDYDIIDVFEQMDRDAEEEGRPTITTYLLTLFPAERRSVISNKWLDAGARQVPSYGKSIDDDADEPKSE